The following coding sequences lie in one Pontibacter sp. G13 genomic window:
- a CDS encoding dipeptidase has protein sequence MTKSLSLSLLGGLMAIWGCQTASPDAPSLEEQADQLAHKFIIADGHVDLPYRMRVRNFRLEKEYLDVSKRTEGGDFDFVRAQEGGLDAPFMSIYIPAKHQETPGRSAEVADSLIDLVEGVAERYPEQFAVATSPAEVQEAFAAGKVALPMGMENGSPLESIELVQHFYDRGVRYVTLTHSKDNLICDSSYDTTRTHNGLSAYGEEVVKEMNRVGIMVDISHVSDSAFFDVLAMTDVPMIASHSSCRYFTPGFERNMNDDMLKALAEKDGVIMINFGSTFIDSTSQQFYNSMRAEMADWMRENKVQWGDSAYDAKVEEYKETHGGGFSSVHVVADHIQHVVEVAGIDHVGFGSDFDGVGDTLPTGLKDVADYPNLIAELLRRGFTPEDIEKIASGNLFRVWNAVQAASAGA, from the coding sequence ATGACCAAATCTCTATCCCTAAGTTTGCTCGGGGGATTGATGGCAATTTGGGGTTGCCAGACTGCTTCACCCGACGCCCCCTCCCTTGAGGAACAAGCCGACCAATTGGCCCACAAATTCATCATCGCCGATGGCCACGTAGATTTGCCCTACCGCATGCGGGTCCGCAATTTTCGCCTCGAAAAGGAGTATCTCGATGTCTCCAAGCGCACCGAAGGCGGGGATTTTGACTTCGTACGTGCCCAAGAAGGCGGTCTGGATGCGCCCTTCATGTCCATCTATATCCCTGCCAAGCATCAGGAAACGCCGGGACGTTCTGCCGAAGTCGCAGATAGTCTCATCGATCTGGTGGAAGGGGTCGCTGAGCGGTATCCTGAGCAATTTGCGGTAGCGACTTCCCCCGCAGAAGTGCAGGAAGCATTTGCAGCTGGAAAGGTCGCCTTGCCGATGGGGATGGAGAATGGATCTCCGCTGGAGTCCATCGAACTGGTCCAGCATTTCTATGATCGCGGCGTTCGCTATGTGACGCTGACGCATAGCAAGGACAACCTCATCTGCGATTCCAGCTACGACACCACCCGCACGCACAACGGACTCAGTGCTTATGGCGAGGAAGTAGTCAAGGAAATGAATCGCGTCGGGATCATGGTGGACATTTCCCATGTATCGGACAGTGCATTCTTTGATGTGTTGGCCATGACAGATGTGCCGATGATTGCGTCTCACTCTTCTTGCCGATATTTCACGCCGGGTTTTGAGCGGAATATGAACGACGACATGCTCAAGGCGCTTGCGGAAAAGGATGGGGTGATCATGATCAATTTCGGGTCCACCTTCATTGATTCGACCTCTCAGCAATTCTACAATTCCATGCGTGCCGAAATGGCGGATTGGATGCGGGAAAACAAGGTCCAATGGGGCGATTCCGCGTACGATGCCAAGGTCGAGGAATATAAGGAAACTCACGGCGGCGGATTTTCTTCCGTCCATGTGGTGGCGGATCACATCCAGCATGTGGTGGAAGTGGCGGGGATCGATCACGTAGGATTTGGTTCCGATTTCGATGGGGTAGGAGATACCTTGCCGACCGGCTTGAAAGATGTGGCAGATTATCCTAACTTGATAGCTGAATTGCTTCGGAGAGGTTTCACTCCCGAAGACATTGAAAAGATCGCCAGTGGAAACCTCTTCCGGGTCTGGAATGCCGTTCAGGCAGCTTCAGCCGGGGCATAA
- the mnmE gene encoding tRNA uridine-5-carboxymethylaminomethyl(34) synthesis GTPase MnmE, producing MNLLQDTIAAICTPAGSGALGIIRVSGPDAISLVNGVFSRDISQTPGHRLVYGNLVNGNQILDEVVLSVFRGPKSFTREDTIEISCHGSPYILREALMLLTRQGARLAEAGEFTQRSYLNGAMDLAQAEAVADLIASTSEGAHKLAMSQLRGGVSDELKDLREQLLNFTSLIELELDFSEEDVEFADRSQLEALIQRIGIRLDSLIGSFSFGNAVKEGVPTVIMGRPNAGKSTLLNTLLNENRAIVSDIAGTTRDVIEDRVVLEGIEFRLMDTAGVRETGDVIEAEGVKRTLNLAKRASLLLYIFDLQTESVAEARDYLQTVEVPENAQILLVGNKLDLGNPTPESAEDLILISAKAHAHIDELRHQMVESVRAFSHLQPEQAIISNVRHLDALHKARTALQDVQNGMAMGISGDLLAIDIRTVLHYIGEITGEITTDEVLGNIFSKFCIGK from the coding sequence ATGAATCTCCTACAGGATACCATCGCCGCCATTTGTACACCCGCCGGATCGGGTGCGCTGGGCATCATCCGCGTTTCCGGTCCGGATGCCATTTCCTTGGTCAATGGGGTCTTTTCCCGTGACATCTCGCAGACGCCGGGCCATCGGCTCGTCTACGGCAATCTGGTGAATGGCAACCAAATCCTCGATGAGGTGGTTCTGAGCGTATTCCGTGGGCCGAAATCCTTCACTCGGGAAGATACCATTGAGATCAGCTGCCACGGCTCTCCCTACATTTTGCGGGAGGCGCTCATGTTGTTGACTCGGCAAGGTGCGCGCTTGGCGGAAGCGGGAGAATTCACCCAGCGGTCCTACCTCAACGGCGCTATGGACCTCGCTCAGGCAGAGGCGGTAGCGGACCTGATTGCCTCCACCTCCGAAGGCGCCCACAAACTGGCCATGAGCCAGCTACGCGGGGGCGTTTCTGATGAATTGAAGGACCTGCGGGAGCAATTGCTGAATTTCACCTCGCTGATCGAACTGGAGCTGGACTTCTCGGAAGAGGATGTGGAATTTGCCGACCGGAGCCAATTGGAAGCGCTCATCCAACGCATCGGCATCCGGCTCGACAGCCTGATCGGGAGCTTCAGCTTCGGAAATGCCGTGAAAGAAGGGGTGCCGACCGTCATCATGGGGCGCCCAAACGCAGGCAAATCCACGCTGCTCAACACGCTCCTCAATGAAAATCGGGCCATCGTTTCCGATATCGCCGGAACTACGCGGGATGTCATCGAGGATCGCGTGGTACTGGAAGGGATTGAATTCAGGTTGATGGATACTGCCGGCGTCCGGGAAACCGGGGATGTGATCGAGGCTGAAGGGGTCAAACGCACGCTCAATCTTGCCAAGCGAGCCAGTTTGCTGCTCTACATCTTCGACCTCCAAACGGAATCTGTCGCCGAAGCCCGCGACTACCTGCAAACCGTGGAAGTTCCCGAAAACGCGCAAATTCTCCTGGTAGGCAACAAGCTCGACCTCGGCAATCCCACCCCCGAATCCGCCGAGGACCTGATCCTGATTTCTGCCAAAGCGCACGCCCACATCGACGAACTCCGCCACCAGATGGTCGAATCCGTCCGGGCCTTCTCGCACCTCCAACCCGAGCAGGCGATCATCTCCAACGTCCGCCACCTAGACGCCCTCCACAAGGCCCGTACCGCCCTCCAAGACGTCCAAAACGGCATGGCCATGGGCATCAGCGGCGACCTCCTCGCCATTGACATCCGCACCGTCCTCCACTACATCGGGGAGATCACCGGCGAGATCACGACAGATGAGGTATTGGGGAATATCTTTTCGAAGTTTTGTATTGGGAAGTAG
- the hisS gene encoding histidine--tRNA ligase: MAQKPSIPKGTRDFLPEVMLRREHIFNTIRKVFRKYGYVPIETPAMEQLSVLTGKYGEEGDKLIFKILNNGDFLRKAKSLDNAQKLSFEISEKALRYDLTVPFARFVVMNHNELTFPFKRYQIQPVWRGDRPGKGRYREFYQCDADVVGSDSLMYEAEFVAIYDEVLSTLGLPGFSILLNNRKILSGYAELAGQPDKVGDICISIDKLDKIGEDGVRGELANRGISESAADDIFQLISFEGTNEEKLAFLEEKFANCEVGKLGVAEMREVLDTHRHFSTFNGTVTFDLTLARGLDYYTGTIFEVKAHDVAIGSICGGGRYADLTGVFGMKGLSGVGISFGAARIYDVMNELGLFGQLEESASKVMLVNFGDETRETCLKVVNHLRGAGISAELYPTAAKMKKQFGYADKKQIPYTLMIGTEEMNSGAYKLKNMQSGDQSSHTLEELVDLLK, encoded by the coding sequence ATGGCACAGAAACCATCCATTCCCAAGGGTACCCGCGATTTCCTCCCAGAAGTGATGCTCCGCCGAGAGCACATCTTCAATACCATCCGTAAGGTCTTCCGCAAATACGGCTATGTGCCGATCGAGACCCCGGCCATGGAACAACTGTCTGTGCTGACCGGAAAATACGGCGAGGAAGGCGACAAGCTCATCTTCAAGATCCTCAACAATGGGGACTTCCTCCGCAAGGCCAAATCCCTCGACAACGCCCAAAAGCTCTCCTTCGAAATCTCCGAAAAGGCGCTACGATATGACCTCACCGTGCCATTTGCTCGATTCGTGGTCATGAATCACAACGAACTTACCTTTCCCTTCAAGCGCTACCAGATTCAACCCGTCTGGCGGGGAGATCGTCCCGGCAAGGGCCGCTACCGTGAATTCTACCAGTGCGACGCCGATGTCGTGGGCTCTGACTCGCTCATGTACGAGGCGGAATTCGTCGCGATCTATGACGAGGTGCTGTCCACACTCGGTCTGCCCGGATTCTCGATTTTGCTCAACAACCGCAAGATCCTTAGCGGATATGCGGAACTGGCAGGTCAGCCGGACAAGGTCGGCGATATCTGTATCTCCATCGACAAGCTGGACAAGATCGGAGAGGACGGCGTACGCGGAGAACTCGCCAATCGTGGAATCTCTGAGAGCGCGGCGGATGATATCTTCCAGTTGATCTCCTTCGAAGGGACCAATGAAGAGAAGCTCGCATTCTTGGAGGAGAAGTTCGCCAACTGCGAGGTGGGTAAGCTGGGCGTCGCCGAAATGCGCGAGGTGCTGGATACACACCGCCATTTCTCCACCTTCAATGGAACCGTCACATTCGATCTCACCTTGGCGCGCGGACTCGACTACTACACGGGGACGATCTTCGAGGTGAAGGCCCATGATGTCGCCATTGGCTCGATCTGTGGAGGAGGCCGTTATGCGGATCTCACGGGGGTATTTGGCATGAAAGGCCTTTCCGGGGTGGGAATTTCCTTCGGTGCGGCGCGGATCTATGACGTGATGAACGAGCTCGGACTCTTCGGTCAGCTCGAGGAATCCGCCTCCAAGGTCATGCTTGTCAATTTCGGAGACGAAACCCGTGAGACCTGTCTCAAGGTGGTCAATCATCTACGTGGAGCGGGTATTTCGGCCGAGTTGTACCCGACTGCCGCCAAGATGAAGAAGCAATTCGGATACGCGGACAAGAAGCAGATTCCGTATACGCTGATGATCGGGACCGAGGAGATGAATTCCGGCGCCTACAAACTCAAGAATATGCAATCTGGAGACCAGTCCAGCCACACCTTGGAGGAATTGGTCGATCTGTTGAAATAA
- a CDS encoding transposase — MNKSKFSDKEKLAILGKRDSGEATTEELCRQHQVSASTLSNWKKAFEQEANEEKRKMKQLEEENLRLKQKVADLLIDNDILQEGIALAKKLSARSNKKS; from the coding sequence ATGAACAAGAGTAAATTCAGCGACAAGGAGAAGTTGGCAATCCTAGGCAAACGAGATTCAGGAGAGGCCACCACGGAAGAGCTCTGCCGTCAGCATCAAGTCAGCGCTTCTACCCTTAGCAATTGGAAAAAGGCCTTTGAACAGGAGGCCAATGAGGAGAAGCGGAAAATGAAACAGCTCGAAGAAGAAAACCTCAGGCTCAAGCAGAAGGTAGCTGACCTGTTGATTGACAATGATATTCTCCAGGAAGGAATCGCACTGGCAAAAAAGCTCTCGGCCCGGTCGAACAAGAAATCTTGA
- a CDS encoding tetratricopeptide repeat protein, with product MTRFLHIAISPLLLLLLLIGTDQRTHAQVFYDQDFRDRASDGLERTYNFEFAKAQEIYANLRDDYPKHPGPHFLLALNLWWKSYITASTQWHAEIFAELDTSLTLNKAFKNRMDAELEYVFFEYMSYAFIARLHVLRGEWWSGANAGRKALPNLKKGFKFTKQSPEFYFSSGIYHYYAEVYPEEHPIVKPFTIFFPNGDADLGLEELESAAATPNFTQIEAKFYLTDLYLYWEKDPQKAVANQAQLVRAFPGNTQFRMEYGRALVYLKDWEQAESVLLPMKRAFEGIPNHRTRQITPDISPTTSLLMIRTYHLLGQCELEKGNLNVARSYFEESLHLSTLAQQPNDTWPASAAYNLGRIHDLQGHRAQALECYEKALAMEPDEHIKQRIKDCQKSPCVD from the coding sequence ATGACTCGATTCCTCCATATCGCCATATCTCCGCTCCTACTCCTCCTCCTGTTGATCGGCACAGACCAGCGCACCCATGCACAAGTGTTCTATGATCAGGACTTTCGAGACCGTGCCTCAGATGGCTTGGAACGGACCTACAATTTCGAGTTTGCCAAGGCGCAGGAGATCTACGCGAATCTCCGAGATGACTATCCCAAGCATCCGGGGCCGCATTTCCTGCTCGCACTCAACCTCTGGTGGAAAAGCTACATCACGGCTTCGACTCAGTGGCATGCGGAGATATTCGCAGAACTGGACACCTCGCTCACCCTCAACAAGGCATTCAAGAACCGGATGGATGCAGAGCTGGAATATGTCTTCTTCGAATACATGAGCTACGCCTTCATTGCGCGGCTCCATGTGCTTCGGGGCGAATGGTGGAGCGGTGCCAATGCAGGCAGGAAGGCTCTCCCCAATCTCAAAAAGGGCTTCAAATTCACCAAACAGAGTCCAGAGTTCTACTTCAGTTCGGGGATTTACCACTACTACGCCGAGGTCTATCCCGAGGAACACCCGATCGTAAAGCCGTTCACGATATTCTTCCCCAATGGTGATGCGGACTTGGGGCTGGAGGAATTGGAATCTGCGGCCGCCACACCCAATTTCACCCAAATCGAGGCCAAATTCTATCTCACAGATTTGTATCTGTATTGGGAAAAAGACCCCCAAAAGGCAGTCGCCAATCAGGCACAGCTGGTTCGGGCTTTTCCGGGGAATACCCAGTTTCGGATGGAATATGGGCGGGCGCTGGTATATCTGAAGGATTGGGAGCAAGCGGAATCCGTGTTGCTGCCCATGAAACGGGCATTCGAAGGAATCCCCAATCACCGGACTCGGCAAATCACGCCGGACATTTCTCCGACCACGAGCTTGCTGATGATCCGCACCTATCATCTATTGGGACAATGCGAATTGGAAAAAGGGAATCTGAACGTGGCTCGGTCCTATTTTGAGGAATCGCTTCATCTCTCTACGCTCGCCCAGCAACCCAATGACACTTGGCCCGCTTCAGCCGCATATAATCTCGGACGCATTCACGATTTACAGGGACATCGTGCACAAGCATTGGAATGCTACGAAAAGGCCCTTGCGATGGAACCCGACGAGCATATCAAACAGCGTATCAAGGATTGTCAGAAATCCCCCTGTGTAGATTGA
- a CDS encoding SPFH domain-containing protein, protein MEIVFGALAAIGGLAFFRSGWVIVKQKQAVVIQRLGKFQRVAPPGFQIKIPFIDTVAGRLSLKVQQLDVKVETKTLDDVFVHLKVSVQYQVLKSKVYDAFYELEDPKTQITSYVFDVVRAEVPKMKLDEVFARKDDIAIAIKSELAEAMENYGYGIVKALVTDIDPDEQVKRSMNRINAAEREKIAAHYEAEADRIKIVAIAQAEAESKKLQGQGIADQRREIAKGLEDSVEALNKVGINSQEASALIVVTQHYDTLQAMGSNSRSNLVLLPNSPSNASDMMNQMITSFSAASMMGEELKHTPKPKLEASQTPRYLEDGE, encoded by the coding sequence ATGGAAATCGTATTTGGAGCTCTCGCAGCTATAGGTGGCCTCGCCTTCTTTCGTTCCGGCTGGGTCATCGTCAAACAAAAGCAAGCCGTCGTCATCCAACGCCTCGGAAAGTTCCAGCGTGTCGCGCCTCCAGGATTTCAAATCAAGATCCCATTCATTGACACCGTGGCAGGCCGTTTGAGTCTCAAGGTCCAGCAATTGGACGTCAAGGTCGAGACCAAGACCCTCGATGACGTATTTGTGCACCTGAAGGTATCTGTACAGTACCAAGTCCTCAAAAGCAAGGTGTACGACGCATTCTACGAATTGGAAGATCCCAAGACGCAGATTACTTCCTACGTATTCGACGTGGTACGTGCCGAAGTACCGAAGATGAAATTGGACGAAGTATTTGCACGTAAGGACGACATCGCCATCGCCATCAAATCCGAGCTTGCCGAAGCCATGGAAAACTACGGATACGGCATCGTCAAGGCCCTCGTCACCGACATCGATCCTGACGAGCAGGTGAAGCGTTCCATGAACCGAATCAACGCGGCAGAACGCGAGAAGATCGCAGCCCACTATGAAGCGGAAGCTGACCGGATCAAGATCGTGGCCATCGCACAAGCAGAGGCCGAGTCCAAGAAATTGCAAGGTCAAGGGATCGCCGACCAGCGTCGTGAGATCGCCAAAGGCTTGGAGGATTCTGTAGAGGCATTGAACAAGGTAGGCATCAATTCTCAGGAAGCTTCTGCCCTGATCGTCGTGACTCAGCACTACGATACGTTGCAGGCGATGGGCTCCAATAGCCGCTCCAACCTCGTCTTGTTGCCCAATAGCCCGAGCAATGCCAGCGACATGATGAATCAGATGATCACCTCATTCTCAGCGGCGAGCATGATGGGCGAAGAGCTGAAACATACCCCTAAACCGAAATTGGAAGCTTCACAAACTCCTAGATATTTGGAAGACGGAGAGTAA
- a CDS encoding DUF5996 family protein, producing the protein MIDYRTNDAWPKLDFEAMQDTIETLHQWLQIVGKVRLKTMPWQNHSWHTTLFVTVNGFSTQSIPYQGQIFQIDFDFRLHRLVLQSSNASPVSISLRPMTVASFYAELFDKLAEIGVDVQIHGSPNEVDPAIPFAENTVNKSYDPDAAQAIWQAMIRINEVFSRFRGEFVGKASPVQLFWGAFDLAISRFTGNPAPLHPGGAPNMPDEIMQESYSKEVASAGFWIGNRDFPRPLFYAYIYPSTEHFAKQPVKPAEAYYSDSMGEFILEYEAVRTASDPDQTLYEFLVSTYDAAAGTSSWDRPRLERGN; encoded by the coding sequence ATGATTGACTACCGCACCAATGACGCATGGCCCAAGCTAGACTTCGAGGCCATGCAGGATACGATTGAGACGCTGCATCAATGGCTCCAGATTGTGGGCAAGGTGCGCCTCAAGACCATGCCCTGGCAAAATCATTCCTGGCACACGACCCTATTCGTGACCGTCAATGGATTCTCCACCCAATCCATTCCCTATCAAGGGCAGATTTTCCAGATTGATTTTGATTTCCGGCTTCACAGGCTCGTCCTCCAATCCTCGAATGCCTCGCCTGTATCGATCAGCCTCCGGCCCATGACAGTTGCCAGTTTCTACGCGGAATTGTTCGACAAGCTGGCAGAGATCGGCGTGGATGTCCAGATTCACGGCAGCCCCAATGAGGTCGATCCGGCCATCCCCTTTGCAGAAAATACCGTGAACAAGTCCTACGATCCGGACGCTGCGCAAGCCATCTGGCAGGCCATGATCCGCATCAACGAGGTGTTCAGTCGCTTTCGGGGAGAGTTTGTGGGTAAGGCGAGCCCTGTTCAGCTGTTCTGGGGGGCCTTTGACTTGGCGATTTCGAGATTTACGGGCAATCCTGCTCCGCTCCATCCGGGCGGCGCTCCCAATATGCCGGACGAGATCATGCAGGAATCCTACTCCAAGGAAGTGGCCAGCGCGGGCTTCTGGATCGGCAATCGCGATTTTCCGCGTCCGTTGTTCTATGCCTATATCTATCCGAGTACGGAGCATTTCGCCAAGCAACCCGTAAAGCCTGCGGAAGCGTATTACAGCGATTCCATGGGGGAATTCATCCTCGAGTACGAAGCTGTGCGCACGGCGAGCGATCCCGACCAGACGCTCTACGAATTCTTGGTCAGTACCTATGATGCCGCAGCCGGGACCTCCAGCTGGGATCGTCCTCGATTGGAACGGGGAAATTAG
- a CDS encoding restriction endonuclease subunit S, producing the protein MELIQTGHRLGYKQTEVGWIPKDWQITELSRVIHSLSAGVSVNSIEGYTYSITSDSKYVLKTSSVQRGVFIPTESKKVAQFDTRRARLNPTKNSLLISRMNTPDLVGQCAYVPNDFLNLYVPDRLWLTSFFPDKPTNALWMNYLLSNSFYQDRIKSIATGTSGSMKNISKRAFLSIVIPLPTFAEQKAIATALFEVDALLQSLDRLIVKKKALKQGAMQELLTGRKRLEGFETEKGFQHTELGPIPIDWELIPISDFTVEGGLIRGPFGGVLKKEIFVKNGYKVYEQKNAIHQDVTIGRYYELAPKNWTVS; encoded by the coding sequence ATGGAACTAATTCAAACGGGACATAGATTAGGATACAAACAGACAGAGGTGGGATGGATCCCAAAGGATTGGCAAATAACTGAGCTAAGTAGGGTTATCCATTCATTAAGCGCAGGAGTGAGTGTTAATTCCATTGAGGGATATACATACTCAATAACTTCTGATTCTAAATATGTTTTAAAGACCTCATCAGTACAAAGAGGAGTTTTCATTCCTACTGAGTCAAAAAAAGTGGCCCAATTTGATACGAGAAGAGCGAGGTTAAATCCTACAAAAAATTCTCTTCTAATTAGCCGGATGAATACCCCTGATTTGGTTGGTCAATGTGCGTATGTTCCCAATGATTTTTTAAATCTATATGTCCCAGATAGACTTTGGTTAACCTCTTTTTTCCCAGACAAACCAACAAATGCTCTTTGGATGAATTATCTACTCAGTAATTCATTCTATCAGGATCGTATCAAGAGTATTGCTACCGGGACAAGTGGCAGCATGAAAAATATATCCAAAAGAGCTTTTCTTTCTATTGTTATTCCCCTTCCCACCTTCGCCGAACAAAAAGCCATAGCCACTGCGCTCTTTGAGGTAGATGCCCTCCTGCAAAGCCTGGACCGTCTCATTGTCAAGAAAAAAGCCCTTAAGCAAGGTGCAATGCAGGAACTACTCACCGGTAGAAAAAGGCTGGAGGGTTTTGAAACGGAGAAAGGCTTTCAGCATACCGAATTAGGGCCGATTCCTATAGATTGGGAACTAATCCCCATTTCTGATTTTACTGTTGAAGGTGGGTTAATTCGTGGTCCATTCGGAGGAGTATTAAAAAAAGAGATTTTTGTAAAAAATGGGTACAAAGTTTACGAGCAGAAAAATGCTATTCACCAGGACGTAACGATTGGAAGATATTATGAGCTTGCCCCCAAAAACTGGACAGTGAGTTAA
- a CDS encoding transposase, protein MKKRKRYSAEFKFKVAVAALREQETMAQLASHFGISSTQISTWKKQLKEMGPSVFLKSGTGRSADDQELIDGLYRKVGEMEMRLEWLKKKGLIE, encoded by the coding sequence ATGAAAAAACGCAAGCGATATTCTGCTGAATTCAAGTTCAAGGTTGCGGTAGCTGCTCTTCGCGAGCAGGAAACGATGGCCCAATTGGCGAGCCATTTTGGAATTTCCTCTACTCAAATTTCCACGTGGAAGAAGCAACTCAAGGAAATGGGCCCTTCTGTTTTCTTGAAATCGGGTACAGGTCGAAGCGCTGACGATCAAGAGCTGATCGACGGGCTCTACCGGAAGGTCGGAGAAATGGAGATGCGTCTGGAATGGCTTAAAAAAAAGGGATTGATCGAATGA
- a CDS encoding IS3 family transposase has product MSIALKRAMIDPDDRLSISAQCELLGLPRSSYYYQPLEESPLNLELMGVLDRIYLRKPYFGRPRLTRAIRELGYPINSKRIGRLMKIMGIRAIFPEPRTTIQEKEHKKYPYLLRGLEIIHPNQVWCSDITYVPMQAGFLYLVAIMDWYSRYVISWRISNALDKSFCIEALEEALDHGKPEIFNSDKGGQYTSPAFTGLLEDAKSRISMTARGCWDNLMIERLWRTVKYEHIYLHSYQNGWELERGLRQYFQEYNYENPHSSLNMAKPYELWK; this is encoded by the coding sequence ATGAGCATTGCCCTAAAACGGGCGATGATCGATCCTGATGACAGACTATCCATTTCCGCCCAATGCGAGCTGCTGGGCTTGCCAAGGTCCAGCTACTACTATCAGCCTTTGGAAGAATCTCCCTTGAACTTGGAACTCATGGGTGTACTTGACCGGATCTATCTGCGAAAGCCCTATTTCGGCCGTCCTCGGCTAACCAGGGCGATACGTGAACTTGGCTATCCGATCAATTCGAAGCGTATAGGTCGTTTGATGAAAATCATGGGCATACGGGCGATTTTCCCCGAGCCTCGTACTACGATTCAGGAAAAGGAACACAAGAAGTATCCATATCTACTTCGAGGATTGGAGATCATTCATCCAAATCAGGTCTGGTGCTCAGATATCACCTACGTGCCCATGCAGGCAGGATTTCTGTATCTGGTGGCGATTATGGACTGGTATAGTCGGTACGTAATCAGTTGGCGTATTTCCAATGCCTTGGACAAATCCTTCTGCATAGAAGCTTTGGAGGAAGCGCTAGACCACGGAAAACCGGAGATATTCAACTCCGACAAGGGCGGGCAGTACACGAGTCCGGCTTTCACGGGTTTGCTAGAAGATGCGAAATCGAGGATCAGTATGACAGCTAGAGGATGCTGGGATAACCTGATGATCGAAAGACTCTGGCGAACAGTCAAGTATGAGCACATTTATCTTCATTCGTACCAGAATGGATGGGAACTGGAACGAGGACTTAGACAGTATTTTCAAGAATACAACTACGAGAATCCACATTCGAGCCTGAACATGGCAAAGCCCTATGAGCTTTGGAAATAG
- a CDS encoding sugar phosphate nucleotidyltransferase, which produces MKPTLLILAAGIGSRYGSLKQLDQLGPSGETIIDYSVFDAIRAGFGKVVFVIRQSIEQEFKEHFAGKFSDKIEVDYVLQELDNVPEGIEVPADRVKPWGTGHAVLVAAEAIQEPFAMINADDFYGREAFETIGAWLAAREVEENTFCLLGYKLKNTLSDFGSVSRGVCEADEDGHLVSITERTKISRTESGIEFEDNGETQPLDEDTIVSMNIMGFTPKVFSYANEFFHEFIQAHSHELKSEFYIPTVMSRSINEKETDVELLTSEAKWFGVTYKEDKEAAVEALKELVAQGVYPAKLWDHSQEAV; this is translated from the coding sequence ATGAAACCCACGTTATTGATTTTGGCCGCCGGGATCGGTAGCCGTTACGGAAGCCTGAAACAGCTCGACCAACTCGGACCATCTGGCGAGACCATCATTGACTACTCAGTATTCGACGCCATCCGTGCAGGATTCGGCAAGGTTGTATTTGTCATCCGCCAAAGCATCGAACAGGAGTTCAAGGAGCATTTCGCAGGCAAATTCAGCGACAAGATCGAAGTGGACTACGTGCTCCAAGAGCTGGACAATGTACCTGAGGGCATCGAAGTTCCTGCCGATCGCGTGAAGCCTTGGGGAACCGGGCATGCGGTATTGGTAGCCGCTGAGGCCATCCAAGAGCCATTTGCGATGATCAATGCGGACGACTTCTACGGTCGCGAAGCATTTGAAACGATCGGTGCTTGGCTTGCCGCTCGCGAAGTCGAAGAGAACACCTTCTGCCTGCTGGGCTACAAACTCAAGAATACCCTTTCCGACTTCGGCTCCGTTTCACGCGGTGTATGCGAGGCGGACGAGGATGGGCACCTGGTATCCATCACCGAGCGCACAAAAATCTCCCGCACCGAATCGGGCATCGAATTCGAGGACAACGGCGAAACTCAGCCCTTGGATGAAGACACCATCGTCTCCATGAACATCATGGGCTTCACGCCGAAGGTATTTAGCTATGCAAATGAGTTCTTCCACGAATTCATCCAAGCGCACAGCCACGAGTTGAAATCCGAGTTCTACATCCCTACGGTCATGAGCCGCTCCATCAATGAGAAGGAAACGGACGTAGAATTGCTCACTTCCGAGGCCAAATGGTTTGGGGTGACTTACAAGGAAGATAAGGAAGCTGCTGTTGAAGCTTTGAAGGAGCTGGTCGCCCAAGGCGTCTATCCCGCCAAATTGTGGGACCACTCTCAGGAAGCGGTATAA